The DNA region TGCCCGCCGTTAGCATGATTAGGATATGTCTGAACCACCACTAGTAGCCGTCGATTTCAACGCCATGTGGGACCGTACGCATGTCTCTCTGGGTACGCTTGGCGTCAAGTGGGACCTAGAGCGTCAAGGCATCAAGATTGCGGAGGGACTTCGCTTGCGGGGGTACGACCTCGATGTCGACCAAGATGGGAAGCGCGACAACCTCGTCTGCGAGGGGGTGGTTGTGCGCCTGAAAGCTACAGAGCACAACCCTAAATTCGACTGGCTGCTTGCGACCGACCGAGTTGGTCACGAGTCAGACTTTCGCGACGATCCGGGCCACTGGGCACATCGCGTCGACTGGCGACACGAAGAGGAGATCCGTCAGCGCTGGCGCGAACAAAATCCTGGTTCGGATAGTGGACTCACCGCAGAAGGCCCCTAGTTGTCTGCCCACCACGGTTCCAGGCGGCCGATCGAGATACGTCGGTGGCTCGTCGACGGCGATCTATCCGCTGGCCGATGCGCTGGGCTCAATCCGCGTCTCGTCAACATCAGCGGCGCATTGGCTGGAGGCAGCGACTACGATGACTTCGGCGCGGTGCGTTCCCAGACCGGGAGCTCCAGCATCTTTGGATTCAGCGGTGAGCAGACAGATGGCAGCGGCCTGGTCTACCTTCGAGGACGCTATTACGGGCCCGTCGTCGGGCGCTTCCTATCGGCGGATGACCGTATGCCGAACGGGCCCGGGACACCGGGATACAACCTCTATGGCTACGTCGCGAATAACCCCACCACGCTGACCGATCCGAGCGGCCACGCGAGTGGCGTTGAGTACGCGGCTAATGTGGTCACAAAGACGCCGAAGCCATTCTGGTATGACGCGATGTGGGCCGGGAGGGTTGTGGAGGAAGCCGGACCAATGGCTCCTGGGTATGGGATTTACCTGAAGCTTCTTGCCCTCGGCTTGGCCCTGGCGATCATCCCGTCCGATCAAGGTCAGTTACGTCAAAGCCCTAGTCCCAAACTTCCACTTGCCCCGCCCAACGCATCACCCACCCCTTCAGGGTCGCCCGAGACTGCCACGCAAACATCTCCTCTTCAGGCACCTGCGCCGCTGGATACCACGAGTAGAGCTCGGACGGGAGAGCCAGTTTACCGCGTCTACCAATCCCGGGGGGAAACCCGTTCGGACTATTCTGGACGCCAGTAGACCCTACGCTTTACGGTCCATCAAAGTACCGGGTGGTCGCCGGCCTTCCCGACGTTCAAGCGTTGGGCAACTGTCTAATCTCGGGGACGCTCAGGGACACGAATGGCATCATTCCGAGCACGGCGAGACCAATCGGTAAACCGTTCTCCTATAGTCGGAATACTTGATTCCTTTGGCGGTGGTTCAGGTGCAAGGAGCTCATATCGAAACCCTTGATCCTCCCTATGGGGCGACCCGGCCAATCCGCCGAGGACCGTGCCCCAATGCCCCAGCACGCCGACGACCGCAATCGGCTCGTAGTGAGAACTGAAAGTGTGAGCTCGCAGTCGTTTTGGCTCGGTGATCGAGATAACATTCCGAACGACTTCGATGGCGTTCTGCGCACCTGTCAGATTGTTCGCCGTCTCTTAGTTGTGGACGACGATGACAAGCCATACGATGACCGCTACCTGTTGGTGATCGTTGATCCTGCATTTCCGCTCAAAGACGGTTCCATCGCGCCAGAAATCGCGCTTCTCGAACCAAGTGGGCATTCTGACCTGGGGGGGCTAGACAATGAGCCTGGTGGACAACAGCCATGGTGGACGGTGTTCATAGCACACGTTGTCGACCGGTCGCGGATCGATGATGGCATCGTTCCACTCCGGGGGCTGATTGCGCAAGCGTCTGGTCAGATCGCATTGCGCCCGGATCTCTTACCGACCTCTCAGCGAGAGTCTTTTGAGCGAGGGTTAGCATTCTTGCGACGATTCGTCGAACGAGAAGGGCACGCTGCAGTGCCATCGGATTACGTCGAGAACGGGTTCCCCCTTGGCCTGTGGGTCGAGAACATTCGCTTGTATACCGCCGAGGGCCTTCCATCTGATCAGGCGCAGGAGTTGAATGCACTGCCAGGATGGAGGTGGAACTAGAAAACAGCCCCGACCGGCGATCCGACCCCAGCTGGTCCAAATCGCTTGGAGTGCCGCATCTCAACCACACTGGAAATGGACCGAACCGTGGGGGCTGGACAATGACGTTATCGATCATCGAGCTGGCAGCAACTACCGAGCCACCCACCCGTGCCTTTTTGACGAAACTGATGACTAGCTAATAGATGCTATTCGAAGAAGCCAGCCTACGGATGCGTAGGTACCGTGGTGACAAGGAGCTTGGCGGCGGCGCCACTCAGGCCGACATGACGGAGGCCGAGGCTGCGCTTGGCACCACGTTCCCCGAAAGCTACAAGGCATTCCTCCGCGAGTTCGGGTGGGGAGGCGTTGGATCGTGGGAATTGTTCGGCGTGGGTCGCTCCGTCCCAGAATATCTCAACCTGGTACGGATGACGGGGATGGAACGCACGGTCGCGCACCCGCATATACCGCGAGCCTTGATCCCGATAATGAATGACGGTTTTGGCAACCACTACTGCCTGGCTACTGCATCCCTGAATAAGGGTGAGTGCCCAGTGGTTTTTTGGGACCACGAGAAGGATGCGAAACAAGAGCCCAAGGTGGTTTCACCACAGTTCGACCTCTGGCTGCTTGACCTCTTGCGAGAGTCGGGCATATAGCCTCCGTCAACCGCAGCATGTGGTACATGTCTACACGGGGGATGAGGCTGGGTCTCTCCGGCCCCGACCCGATCTCGACCGCCACTCAATGGAGACGCTGGCGGCCTGTTAAGGCAGCGACAAGAGCCATCCTTACTTAGACATCGCTCTTTTTATGAGCGGCAGCGATAGGATCGGGTTCTGAACAGCGAGGCCTTCGGGCAAATTCTCGTCGATCTCGAAACCGAGTTGCGCCAGCGCGCGCCAGCGCTCGCTAGAGCCCTCCGCCCAGGACTGACCGGCCCTAAGATTGCGGCGCTTCTCAGTGATTTCCCCTACCAGCTCCCGGAACTCGTCAAAATACTCTTCCGCTGGCATGACGGAGCCGACATTGTAGAGGGGCCGTACCGCGCCGAAATGTTTCCGGGCGGTCAGATGCTACCGCTCGATGTCGGCCTGTCCAAATGGAATCAGGCAATCGAGGGGGACAGACGAGCCGGCCGATCGCTATGGAACCCTGCATGGTTTCCCCTGTTCCAGGATGACCGTGGTGCGTTGCGAGTCGTGTCGCTCCAGGGCAATAATGGCTCGATTCTATTCGTCGACTTTGTCGAGCTTCCGGAAACCGTAATGGAGTTTCAGACCTAGGCGACATGGCCGCGACTCTGCTAAAGCGATGGCAGGCGGGAGCTTATTGGCAGGGTGATCGTGGCGATGTTCTGGAGGACCCGCGAAAGGTGGCGGCGCTCTACCGCGAAGCCGACTTCGCCCCGGTCGACATCGACGGTCTACTGCGCGATCTCGCCGACGGTTCGCCCGAGGCGCAAACCCAGGCTCTGGTCCGCATGCGAACGCGGCTCTACCCCGATGCCGTACCGGGCCTCATCAGGCTCTTGAAGGGTGGGTCCTACCAAGGTCGGCTCTACGCGGCAGAGCTGCTTGGAGACATCGGTGACCGAGCAGCGATTGGTCCGCTCAGGCGCACGGCTGAACTCGATCCTGATCTGACCATCAGGGGAATGGCAGTCAGATCGCTCAAAATGCTCGAGTCTTCCGCGGGTCGCTAGTCGAGGCCAACAGCTCGGACAGCCTTCCCGGGCAGCGGATTAGCCCTTCAAATGGACTGGACGCGGATCGGCCGAATGGAGCGCCCACGCTGCTATATAATATGCTATCATGTCTATAGCGTTTGAGCCACGCTCGGTACCCATCTGCGGGCTCAAAGGAGAATCATCATGGCCGACTCATACGATCGCGAAGTCGTCCGACAGGAGACGACGACAGGCGAGCCGGTTCGGCCGGTCGCGCCCGTTACGCCCGTAACGACCTCGTCGACCTCGCGAACGGCTGTCTACCGCGAGAGCGGCAGCAGCACGCGTGTAATCCAGGCCGTCTGGTGGATCGTCGGTTTCATCGAAGTCCTGATCGCGATTCGCTTGGTGCTCAAGCTATTCGGTGCGAATCCGGCGCCGTTTGTCCGCTTCATGTACGACGTGACCTGGCCACTGGTGGCGCCCTTCCACGGCATCTTCAACACCGCTCAGGAAGGCAAGTCCATTCTCGAGCCGGAGTCGCTGGTCGCGATGGCGATCTATGCCCTGATCGGATGGGGCGTCGTCTCGCTCATCCGGCTCATGTCCCGTCCGCGTTCGAGCACGACAGTCGTCGACTGACCGGCTGAGTCCGCTGTCTGAAGCCGCCCCACGTGGGGCGGCTTTTCTATTTGTGACGTCAACCTGCGTGGTCAATTTTTCGCGTTGAGTAGCGGCCGCTCCGACATATCGCTCCTCGTTTGGTTTTTCTATTGACACCGCCTCAGGTCCGCGTCATATTCCGATCACATCTTTCGGCATTAGCGGGGGTTCGGGGGAGGAAAGTCATGTCAACCAACCATCTATCGTTTGCACGTTCGCGCCTAGCGCGCCGCGTCTTGATCCGCGCGCCCGTGCTCGCCCTTGGTGCCGCCGTCGTCCTGCTTGCTCAGGTCGGTGCTGGTGCCGCGCCAGGCCGCTCCGTTTCAGCCCTGGGGGCGAAAACCATCCTTCATCCGGTTGGGCGTGCCCAGGTAACCACGATGCGGACGACAAACTCTTCGGCTCCGGTTCACGCAGGCGTGGTTCCCGTCCGCGCGATGAATCCAGCCGCCCTCGCTGCGGCAAAGCGCCGCGCCGATGCGGCGGCGATCCACGCCGTACCGACGATTCCCTCTCCAGTTGGACCGGGACCGGCGGCACGGAAGCCGTTGGCGGCGATCTTCAATAACGTCAATCAGCCCGGTTTATCGGCTTCCGACGAGGGTAACGGGGTTACCCCGCCGGACACCACGGGCGCGATCGGCCCCAACTTTTACGTGGAGTTTGTGAACCAATTCGTCGGGGTCTTCAATCGCAGCACGCTGGCCCGCGTCGCCGCGCTTGACCTGGCGAGCTTTGTCGGCGCCCCGTCCGGCCTCGCCACGACGGATGTGCAGATCCAATGGGATCCGCAGTCGAACCGCTGGATCTATGCGCTCATCGGCTTCCAGACAAGCAACAA from Candidatus Dormiibacterota bacterium includes:
- a CDS encoding HEAT repeat domain-containing protein, coding for MAATLLKRWQAGAYWQGDRGDVLEDPRKVAALYREADFAPVDIDGLLRDLADGSPEAQTQALVRMRTRLYPDAVPGLIRLLKGGSYQGRLYAAELLGDIGDRAAIGPLRRTAELDPDLTIRGMAVRSLKMLESSAGR
- a CDS encoding SMI1/KNR4 family protein is translated as MLFEEASLRMRRYRGDKELGGGATQADMTEAEAALGTTFPESYKAFLREFGWGGVGSWELFGVGRSVPEYLNLVRMTGMERTVAHPHIPRALIPIMNDGFGNHYCLATASLNKGECPVVFWDHEKDAKQEPKVVSPQFDLWLLDLLRESGI
- a CDS encoding helicase associated domain-containing protein — its product is MSSQSFWLGDRDNIPNDFDGVLRTCQIVRRLLVVDDDDKPYDDRYLLVIVDPAFPLKDGSIAPEIALLEPSGHSDLGGLDNEPGGQQPWWTVFIAHVVDRSRIDDGIVPLRGLIAQASGQIALRPDLLPTSQRESFERGLAFLRRFVEREGHAAVPSDYVENGFPLGLWVENIRLYTAEGLPSDQAQELNALPGWRWN